One Triticum dicoccoides isolate Atlit2015 ecotype Zavitan chromosome 5B, WEW_v2.0, whole genome shotgun sequence genomic window carries:
- the LOC119312487 gene encoding PHD finger protein ALFIN-LIKE 3-like isoform X2, producing the protein MNRRDWLSLVAVHSDSWLLSVAFFFGAPLTANERKRLFSMINDLPNVYESMVDRKHRDRSGVDSSGKSRHSSKPKQRTDDVRPKNSRAVAREEDEDEDEEEHSETFCGSCTGIYNASEFWIGCDMCERWFHGKCVRITPAKADHIKHYKCPECSSSKKMRQ; encoded by the exons ATGAACCGCCGCGACTGGCTCTCCCTCGTCGCCGTCCACTCCGACTCGTGGCTCCTCTCCGTCGCCTTCTTCTTCGGGGCGCCGCTCACCGCAAACGAACG GAAGCGCTTGTTCAGCATGATCAACGATCTTCCAAATGTGTATGAAAGTATGGTTGACAGGAAGCACAGGGACAGGTCTGGTGTTGATAGCAGTGGCAAATCCAGGCACTCATCAAAGCCAAAG CAACGAACTGATGATGTCCGCCCAAAGAACTCCAGGGCAGTTGCTCGAgaggaagacgaggacgaggacgaagaaGAACACAGCGAAACCTTTTGCGGAAGCTGCACTGGCATATACAACGCAAGCGAGTTCTGGATCGGGTGCGACATGTGCGAGCGGTGGTTCCACGGGAAATGCGTGCGGATAACCCCGGCCAAAGCGGATCACATAAAGCACTACAAGTGCCCTGAATGCAGCAGCTCCAAGAAAATgaggcagtag
- the LOC119312487 gene encoding PHD finger protein ALFIN-LIKE 3-like isoform X1, with amino-acid sequence METARAPAAPATSRPRTVEAIFRDFNARRAGLVRALTSDVDDFFDSCDPDKENLCLYGHPDGTWEVSLPAEEVPPELPEPALGINFARNGMNRRDWLSLVAVHSDSWLLSVAFFFGAPLTANERKRLFSMINDLPNVYESMVDRKHRDRSGVDSSGKSRHSSKPKQRTDDVRPKNSRAVAREEDEDEDEEEHSETFCGSCTGIYNASEFWIGCDMCERWFHGKCVRITPAKADHIKHYKCPECSSSKKMRQ; translated from the exons ATGGAGACGGCCCgggcccccgccgcccccgcgacgTCCAGGCCGCGCACCGTGGAGGCCATCTTCAGGGACTTCAACGCGCGCCGCGCCGGCCTCGTCCGCGCGCTCACCTCCG ATGTCGACGACTTCTTCGACAGCTGCGACCCAG ATAAGGAGAACCTCTGCCTCTACGGCCACCCCGACGGGACCTGGGAGGTgtcgctgccggcggaggaggtgcCCCCCGAGCTGCCCGAGCCGGCCCTCGGCATCAATTTCGCCCGCAACGGCATGAACCGCCGCGACTGGCTCTCCCTCGTCGCCGTCCACTCCGACTCGTGGCTCCTCTCCGTCGCCTTCTTCTTCGGGGCGCCGCTCACCGCAAACGAACG GAAGCGCTTGTTCAGCATGATCAACGATCTTCCAAATGTGTATGAAAGTATGGTTGACAGGAAGCACAGGGACAGGTCTGGTGTTGATAGCAGTGGCAAATCCAGGCACTCATCAAAGCCAAAG CAACGAACTGATGATGTCCGCCCAAAGAACTCCAGGGCAGTTGCTCGAgaggaagacgaggacgaggacgaagaaGAACACAGCGAAACCTTTTGCGGAAGCTGCACTGGCATATACAACGCAAGCGAGTTCTGGATCGGGTGCGACATGTGCGAGCGGTGGTTCCACGGGAAATGCGTGCGGATAACCCCGGCCAAAGCGGATCACATAAAGCACTACAAGTGCCCTGAATGCAGCAGCTCCAAGAAAATgaggcagtag